TTGATTTTGCCTCAACTGACCTGGTCCATCATGGATCGCATTGAAGCCGACAATAATGCCGAGCTCGGTTTTTCGATAACTCGCGAGACGTTTGAGTAGCTCGGGCTCGCTAGAAAGTGAATCAGGGTCAGTGCATATCACCTGACAGCGAGCACAAGGTTTGACATTGGTCAGTGTCATGGTGTCACTGGTCAAGGCATGCCAGTGATCTTCTTCCCAGGCTTTGGCACCCTGCACGACGAGATTGGGCCGAAACCGGCGAACATCGATGGTTGTGCCTAGCCGTTGTTCGATTTCGGTGATGGAGGCTTGATTGATGACAAGCAAAGGAAATCCATCGGCAAAGGCGACTGGCGTTGGGCGTACTGTAGTATTGGGTTCGACGTGTCTCCGGGGCACGTCCATCCAGACAAGCTGAACTTGTTGTTTTAAGTAGTCACTAAACCACTGACTACCTTCGAGATGACAGGGAACGCCCGCCACGTGGTCGTGCCAGATGCGAACGGTAAGACGTGATTTTCCGGATGGGGGCGACAATTTTAGTTTTCCCATCCCCGGGGCGGACAGCTCAAGCGTCTTGTCGTGAATGGCGGGCACAACATGTAACAATTCGGGCCGCGTGCGAGCCGTGACCATGCGGCCATTGCA
The genomic region above belongs to Gammaproteobacteria bacterium and contains:
- a CDS encoding MOSC domain-containing protein, whose amino-acid sequence is MLQTGSPITASDRVTIQSLWVYPIKSCAGVRLDTAYLDQFGLAGDRRWMVVDCNGRMVTARTRPELLHVVPAIHDKTLELSAPGMGKLKLSPPSGKSRLTVRIWHDHVAGVPCHLEGSQWFSDYLKQQVQLVWMDVPRRHVEPNTTVRPTPVAFADGFPLLVINQASITEIEQRLGTTIDVRRFRPNLVVQGAKAWEEDHWHALTSDTMTLTNVKPCARCQVICTDPDSLSSEPELLKRLASYRKTELGIIVGFNAIHDGPGQLRQNQTLTICPATH